One window of Phycisphaeraceae bacterium genomic DNA carries:
- a CDS encoding multidrug efflux SMR transporter, translating into MHWLYLIIAIIFEVGWAIAMKKSEGLTKLPWTAAFGVMYLLSAAFLALATKKLDIGLAYAMWAGVGMALIALFGIVFLKESTSALRLGSLALVLVGVVGLKLSSR; encoded by the coding sequence ATGCACTGGCTGTACCTCATCATCGCGATCATCTTCGAAGTCGGCTGGGCGATCGCCATGAAGAAGTCCGAAGGGCTCACGAAGCTGCCGTGGACGGCCGCGTTCGGAGTGATGTATCTCCTTTCCGCGGCATTCCTCGCGCTCGCAACGAAGAAGCTCGACATCGGCCTCGCGTACGCGATGTGGGCGGGTGTGGGGATGGCGCTCATCGCGCTGTTCGGAATCGTGTTTCTGAAGGAATCCACGAGCGCGCTGCGGCTCGGATCGCTCGCGCTCGTGCTGGTCGGCGTCGTCGGGTTGAAGCTGAGCTCGCGATAG
- a CDS encoding NADH-quinone oxidoreductase subunit H, with protein sequence MHIPEFLTSQLLISVLVLLVVFHVILGGAGMCIYLERKISAYIQDRIGPNRVGFDFGLPFLAFLKGMWGLGQFLADGLKLFLKEDYTPARADKMLFALAPALVVIPPLVTFAIIPWGGEWMAPALPVPFFGWLPSTTVLVAGANISVGLVYVFAAASLGVYGITLGGWAANNKYSFFGGLRATAQMISYEIPMGLSLLAVLLTVGSLIPEQIIRYQFQNGWLILSQPIAAALFYITALAEGNRAPFDNAECEQELVGGFHTEFSSMRFALYPLAEYAHLITGSALFAMIFLGGYHLPLGFLGRDHWFSPENTTTIGMIAKIAVFATKTFLLICFGMLIRWTIPRLRYDQVMTSAWQGAIPISLLVVIVTSVMVYFGQTSLLALLGANVVMFFVILIALPLMPRTASNVRIPLYGSRYSPMEGETVITGPTDPTAREDRPVQAAAGA encoded by the coding sequence ATGCACATCCCCGAGTTTCTGACATCGCAATTGCTCATCTCCGTGCTCGTGCTGCTCGTGGTCTTCCATGTCATTTTGGGCGGCGCCGGCATGTGCATCTATCTCGAGCGCAAGATCTCCGCGTACATCCAGGACCGCATCGGCCCCAACCGCGTGGGCTTTGACTTCGGTCTTCCGTTCCTCGCGTTTCTGAAGGGCATGTGGGGGCTTGGCCAATTCCTTGCCGACGGCCTCAAGCTCTTCCTGAAGGAAGACTACACCCCCGCGCGCGCCGACAAGATGCTCTTCGCTCTCGCGCCGGCGCTCGTCGTGATTCCCCCGCTCGTCACGTTCGCGATCATTCCGTGGGGCGGCGAATGGATGGCGCCCGCGCTGCCCGTTCCATTCTTCGGTTGGCTCCCCTCCACCACCGTTCTCGTCGCGGGGGCCAACATCAGCGTCGGTCTCGTCTACGTCTTTGCCGCGGCATCCCTCGGCGTTTACGGCATCACGCTCGGCGGCTGGGCCGCGAACAACAAGTACTCGTTCTTCGGCGGCCTCCGCGCCACAGCGCAGATGATTTCGTACGAAATCCCGATGGGGCTTTCTCTGCTTGCGGTGCTCCTCACGGTCGGCAGCCTGATCCCCGAGCAGATCATCCGCTACCAGTTTCAGAATGGCTGGCTCATTCTCAGCCAGCCGATCGCCGCAGCACTCTTTTACATCACCGCGCTCGCCGAGGGAAATCGCGCCCCGTTCGACAACGCAGAATGTGAGCAGGAACTCGTCGGCGGCTTCCACACCGAGTTTTCCTCGATGCGTTTCGCGCTCTACCCGCTCGCCGAATACGCGCACCTCATCACCGGGAGCGCGCTCTTTGCGATGATCTTCCTCGGCGGATATCACCTGCCGCTCGGTTTCCTCGGCCGCGATCACTGGTTTAGCCCTGAAAACACGACCACGATCGGCATGATCGCCAAGATCGCCGTCTTCGCGACCAAGACCTTCCTGCTCATTTGTTTCGGCATGCTCATCCGGTGGACGATTCCCCGCCTGCGCTACGACCAGGTCATGACCTCGGCGTGGCAGGGCGCGATCCCGATTTCTCTGCTCGTGGTCATCGTCACCAGCGTGATGGTCTACTTTGGCCAGACATCTCTGCTCGCCCTCCTCGGCGCAAACGTCGTCATGTTCTTTGTCATCCTGATCGCACTGCCGCTGATGCCGCGCACGGCGAGCAACGTCCGCATCCCGCTTTACGGTTCGCGCTACAGCCCGATGGAAGGCGAAACCGTAATTACCGGCCCGACGGATCCCACGGCGCGCGAAGATCGCCCGGTGCAAGCAGCCGCCGGGGCATAG
- a CDS encoding FUSC family protein, whose product MATSLTLAAGFALQALLCTALLLLGYRVLGAAGVPWAIISAIIVLQPEVNESLRAAVVRILANIVGAMIGMIVGVTLGMGGWQVILSLSLVILTCELLRLDLGLRSACIAVIIILMFDDASVEHSAMERCIATITGCALAASVQIGMEHATRRLGIHDRIFPRKPPAAK is encoded by the coding sequence GTGGCAACGAGCCTCACCCTCGCGGCAGGCTTCGCGCTTCAGGCGCTTCTCTGCACCGCGCTCCTCCTCCTGGGTTATCGCGTCCTCGGTGCGGCGGGAGTCCCGTGGGCGATCATTTCCGCGATCATCGTGCTCCAGCCCGAGGTGAACGAATCGCTCCGGGCCGCGGTCGTTCGCATCCTCGCCAACATCGTCGGCGCGATGATCGGGATGATCGTCGGCGTCACGCTGGGAATGGGCGGGTGGCAAGTGATCCTCTCGCTTTCGCTCGTCATTCTCACCTGCGAATTGCTGCGCCTTGATCTCGGTCTGCGTTCGGCATGCATCGCCGTGATCATCATTCTCATGTTCGATGACGCATCCGTGGAACACTCGGCAATGGAGCGATGCATCGCGACAATCACGGGCTGTGCGCTCGCCGCGTCGGTCCAGATCGGCATGGAGCACGCCACGCGGCGACTGGGAATTCACGATCGGATTTTTCCCCGCAAGCCCCCCGCCGCGAAGTGA
- a CDS encoding tRNA-dihydrouridine synthase encodes MIGVPIQLGPLRLASNLLLAPIAGYCDLAFRTIVREWSTHPAGVGAGVGLACTDLLSPQGLLRGTATSLDLAATNNFDKPVGMQLYGSDPEIMAQGARWAVEHGATLIDINMGCPVDKVTKKDGGSKLLTDLARAVAIAARVVKELEACSLSTDEWLRRLGNSSLQVPNAKCPVPLTCKIRLCWSDADYHAGNACSPHLARMLADVGVVGVTVHGRTTEMKFSGEVQLAGIARVVESVNGRIPIIGNGDVVEPEHATRMIRETGCAGVMIGRGALSTPWLFRDAWALQISGAIPEEPSKEEIIETVRRYLQLMVQTRGEHYAMVQIRRRMTWFAKRLHTIDERGRIVGVRPLKEAVRIAQSPQEVNDRLDEFLAGGLRSRMPASETADA; translated from the coding sequence GTGATCGGCGTTCCCATCCAACTCGGCCCTTTGCGCCTCGCGAGCAATCTGCTCCTGGCGCCCATCGCCGGATACTGCGATCTTGCGTTCCGCACCATCGTGCGCGAATGGTCCACGCATCCGGCTGGAGTCGGCGCGGGCGTCGGGCTCGCGTGCACCGATCTCCTCAGCCCGCAGGGTCTTCTCCGCGGCACCGCTACGAGCCTCGATCTCGCCGCCACCAACAACTTCGACAAACCCGTAGGAATGCAGCTCTACGGCAGCGATCCCGAGATCATGGCGCAGGGCGCGCGCTGGGCGGTCGAGCACGGCGCGACGCTCATCGATATCAACATGGGCTGCCCGGTCGACAAGGTGACAAAGAAGGACGGGGGCAGCAAGCTCCTGACCGACCTGGCTCGAGCCGTCGCAATCGCAGCCCGAGTCGTCAAGGAACTTGAAGCATGCTCGCTTTCCACGGATGAATGGTTGCGTCGCCTCGGCAATTCTTCTCTTCAAGTGCCTAATGCCAAGTGCCCAGTGCCTCTTACGTGCAAGATCCGTCTTTGCTGGAGCGACGCTGACTATCACGCGGGCAACGCGTGCTCCCCCCATTTGGCCCGAATGCTCGCCGATGTCGGCGTCGTTGGCGTCACAGTGCATGGGCGCACAACCGAAATGAAGTTCTCCGGAGAGGTGCAGCTCGCCGGCATCGCGCGCGTCGTCGAATCAGTGAACGGGCGCATTCCGATCATCGGTAACGGCGATGTCGTTGAGCCCGAGCACGCGACGCGCATGATCCGCGAAACAGGCTGCGCCGGCGTCATGATCGGGCGCGGCGCTCTCAGCACGCCCTGGCTCTTCCGTGATGCCTGGGCGCTCCAGATTTCCGGTGCAATTCCTGAAGAGCCCTCCAAAGAAGAGATCATCGAAACCGTCCGCCGCTACCTGCAACTGATGGTCCAAACCCGGGGTGAGCACTACGCCATGGTCCAGATCCGGCGCCGAATGACCTGGTTCGCCAAGCGGCTTCACACCATCGACGAGCGAGGCCGAATTGTCGGCGTTCGACCCCTGAAAGAGGCTGTCAGAATCGCTCAAAGCCCGCAGGAAGTCAACGACCGGCTGGATGAGTTTCTGGCTGGCGGGCTTCGGAGCAGGATGCCGGCGTCGGAGACAGCGGACGCGTAG
- a CDS encoding rhodanese-like domain-containing protein, producing the protein MITLLCRIFAIIGLGVTIGAADSWLRPAVISLKPNAIPVPARGTETSAPIKSAEEPISPRETAPSESDEMMIDAMRAKEMFDSGVVFLDARIESAYKEEHVAQAFWLNSKNFGTPAAADAMKVLDASQPVVIYCDGGDCDASKNLAILLQQAGFARIYIFEAGFPDWKKHGFPVESTKP; encoded by the coding sequence ATGATCACCCTGCTCTGTCGCATCTTCGCGATCATCGGTCTTGGTGTCACGATCGGTGCCGCAGACTCTTGGCTGCGCCCCGCCGTCATTTCGCTCAAGCCAAACGCAATCCCGGTTCCGGCACGAGGTACCGAGACGTCGGCGCCCATCAAGAGCGCTGAAGAACCGATCTCGCCGAGGGAAACCGCGCCAAGCGAATCCGATGAGATGATGATCGATGCAATGCGCGCCAAGGAGATGTTCGACTCCGGCGTCGTCTTCCTCGATGCCCGCATCGAAAGCGCGTACAAAGAAGAGCACGTCGCCCAGGCCTTCTGGCTCAATTCAAAGAACTTCGGCACGCCCGCCGCGGCAGACGCGATGAAAGTGCTTGACGCATCACAACCCGTCGTCATCTACTGCGACGGGGGCGATTGCGATGCTTCCAAGAACCTCGCCATCCTGCTCCAACAAGCGGGGTTCGCCAGGATCTACATCTTTGAAGCCGGCTTCCCGGATTGGAAGAAGCACGGCTTCCCGGTCGAGAGCACCAAACCATGA
- a CDS encoding GAF domain-containing protein, which translates to MPLRDYSSLLTSARSYRAGDRATSMRAFLDLTWSAFGDENPSSERKTISWIGFYERDHQDAAQMILIDRRPKPACSPIGLHGLCGKGMLESTSYIVDDVRTLGANYVACDPRDQSELVVPLIDEKGESFGVLDVDSFAITAFDEHDAAQMQQLLLHFGLTGRSTPPRIMRA; encoded by the coding sequence ATGCCCCTCCGCGACTACTCCAGCCTCCTGACTTCCGCCCGCTCGTACCGCGCCGGTGACCGCGCCACCTCCATGCGAGCGTTCCTCGACCTCACCTGGTCCGCGTTCGGCGATGAGAATCCGTCGTCGGAGCGCAAGACGATTTCCTGGATCGGCTTCTACGAACGCGACCACCAAGATGCCGCCCAGATGATCCTCATCGACCGCCGTCCCAAGCCCGCATGCTCCCCGATCGGCCTGCACGGTCTCTGCGGCAAGGGCATGCTCGAATCCACTTCCTACATCGTCGATGATGTCCGCACACTCGGCGCGAACTACGTCGCCTGCGACCCGCGCGATCAGAGCGAACTCGTTGTGCCGCTGATCGACGAGAAAGGCGAGAGTTTCGGCGTGCTGGATGTTGACAGCTTCGCGATCACCGCGTTCGATGAGCACGATGCGGCACAAATGCAGCAACTGCTCCTTCACTTTGGCCTGACCGGCCGCTCCACGCCGCCCCGTATCATGCGAGCCTGA
- a CDS encoding DoxX family membrane protein: MSILSKLFLMLCRFAVAALFLFAAYQKLFAPDSGPQKFALAVHSFKILPDHLVLLATGVIPWLEVICGILLICGLWTRAAATLLALLLIGFTAAVISVLARGLPVSCGCFGNLTLLCSKDVMTGCKVAENALILLPTLLVAVFGGGFLDSDRPMRRIRFDPPASQPTAPPPVASPSKA, from the coding sequence ATGAGCATCCTGAGCAAGCTGTTCCTGATGCTCTGCCGGTTCGCGGTCGCCGCGCTCTTCCTCTTTGCCGCGTACCAGAAACTCTTCGCGCCCGATTCAGGTCCGCAAAAGTTCGCTCTCGCAGTCCACAGCTTTAAAATCCTCCCCGACCACCTCGTCCTCCTCGCGACCGGTGTGATCCCCTGGCTCGAAGTCATCTGCGGCATTTTGCTCATCTGCGGCCTTTGGACCCGTGCCGCGGCAACGCTGCTCGCGCTCCTGCTCATCGGCTTCACTGCCGCCGTCATCTCCGTGCTGGCACGCGGGCTTCCCGTTTCGTGCGGCTGCTTCGGAAACCTCACCCTTCTCTGCTCGAAAGACGTGATGACCGGCTGCAAGGTCGCTGAAAACGCTTTGATCCTGCTCCCAACGCTGCTCGTCGCCGTCTTCGGCGGCGGCTTCCTCGATTCTGACCGCCCGATGAGGCGAATCCGCTTCGATCCACCGGCCTCCCAGCCGACCGCACCTCCTCCCGTGGCCTCGCCTTCCAAGGCCTGA
- a CDS encoding DUF1573 domain-containing protein — MPFNRIIVAVSGLSLACTAWAQPAATPQTAPSSESPAGDRLPPRPGQLPPAAPQPVGPCGRFTPDEKSFNFGKILSSNSVEHTFKFKNTGDANLIITSASGSCHCTVPQLSKMEYAPGETGEIRVIFDPKGKAAGPVTQRVTVVSNDPTAPTASLSIEADVQPIVTIEPRLVAFNQVAKGESRTVDLVVTGRIENFAVTDIKFDGQGEEITTEIGKAEPAEMNGEKFYRIPVKVIYPPAKKIERFNRNMIVTTNDSREKEIRIPVLGEVIGDIDTKPQRVTMGLVARSAEFSNTATIASRSNKPFKIKGIKQIDAPPGRNDPQLKFDIQPAKAGAGGDSNSYTIAISGEAPKDMYRGVIDFDVLTDVPGEEAVRMGVYVVVR; from the coding sequence ATGCCTTTCAATCGAATCATCGTTGCTGTTTCGGGCTTGAGCCTTGCCTGCACCGCGTGGGCGCAGCCCGCGGCAACTCCGCAAACAGCGCCTTCTTCCGAGTCACCCGCCGGGGATCGCCTTCCTCCAAGGCCCGGCCAACTCCCGCCTGCGGCACCGCAGCCCGTTGGTCCATGCGGCCGCTTCACTCCCGACGAGAAGAGCTTCAACTTCGGAAAGATTCTTTCCTCGAACTCCGTCGAGCACACGTTCAAGTTCAAGAACACCGGCGACGCGAACCTGATCATCACGAGCGCGTCCGGCTCTTGCCATTGCACCGTGCCCCAACTCTCGAAAATGGAGTACGCGCCCGGCGAAACCGGCGAGATCCGCGTCATCTTCGACCCGAAGGGAAAAGCCGCCGGCCCGGTGACCCAGCGCGTCACCGTCGTTTCGAACGATCCGACCGCGCCGACTGCGTCGCTTTCCATCGAAGCGGACGTGCAGCCCATCGTCACAATCGAGCCGCGCCTCGTGGCGTTCAACCAGGTCGCGAAGGGTGAATCGCGCACGGTCGATCTCGTCGTGACCGGCAGGATCGAGAATTTCGCCGTGACCGACATCAAGTTCGATGGCCAGGGCGAAGAGATCACGACCGAAATCGGCAAGGCCGAACCCGCCGAAATGAATGGCGAGAAGTTCTACAGGATTCCCGTCAAAGTCATCTATCCGCCAGCAAAGAAGATCGAGCGATTCAACCGCAACATGATCGTGACGACCAACGACTCGCGCGAGAAGGAAATCCGCATTCCCGTTCTTGGCGAAGTCATCGGCGACATCGACACCAAGCCCCAGCGCGTGACGATGGGCCTGGTGGCTCGCTCGGCCGAGTTCAGCAACACGGCCACCATCGCCAGCCGCTCGAACAAGCCGTTCAAAATCAAGGGCATCAAGCAGATTGATGCGCCTCCGGGCCGCAACGATCCGCAACTGAAGTTTGATATTCAGCCCGCCAAAGCCGGCGCCGGCGGCGATTCCAACTCCTACACCATCGCCATCTCGGGCGAGGCCCCGAAGGACATGTACCGCGGCGTGATCGACTTCGATGTTCTCACCGACGTGCCCGGCGAAGAAGCCGTGCGCATGGGTGTCTACGTTGTCGTCCGCTGA
- the rpsR gene encoding 30S ribosomal protein S18, producing the protein MSKFAKFSAGPQPKPKITKTTPKGNIFIDYKDIENLRRTMSPNGKIFARKRNGTSAQEQRLLAQAIKRARFMALLPYTSATL; encoded by the coding sequence ATGAGCAAGTTCGCCAAGTTCAGCGCCGGCCCCCAGCCCAAGCCCAAGATCACCAAGACGACCCCCAAGGGCAATATCTTCATCGACTACAAGGACATCGAGAACCTGCGCCGCACCATGTCGCCCAACGGCAAGATCTTCGCTCGCAAGCGCAATGGCACATCGGCCCAGGAGCAGCGCCTGCTCGCTCAGGCGATCAAGCGTGCCCGCTTTATGGCGCTCCTGCCGTACACCAGCGCGACGCTGTAA